A portion of the Clostridium gelidum genome contains these proteins:
- a CDS encoding type 2 lanthipeptide synthetase LanM family protein: protein MSEYVEKISNEDLIKYWKTFFDGEITIEEINKILETISNTNFERIIDENRTIDTKIVDSFEWNEIKNEKELKKIFKNIKDKNFWVYFFEPILKKYVDEFIDIVKISNIVYDVESFLSQSISALLGQLHIVAYQTIIAEIYYAKKSNLLKGNTKEERGKYFSDVLLKDNNYRKEIYLNYSELARILDIKAKYCIEFIIKILNDTNKEISNIEAYLNDNKKLGKIKEMHMGEGDTHNNGKTVVKLVFDTNITIMYKPHNLDIDKKYNEFIQWINDLKIVNDSRENLLAAKVYTTKDSGWTEFIEYMECEKEEELQCFYYRVGKLLCLLHTLNGNDMHYENLIAHKDMPVLIDLETLLHPDLYSNYSTQSAMEVAIKEVRESVTSTHLLPSKIINTKNDKILDIGGLGASEEQEAPFIGKFIENYGTDEVKIAKAYGKILPKKNNPTYEEKKVDAKKYREEIICGFKNMYTWILENKDMYENKVQSLFENCEIRALYRATNVYAQLLMSSFHPDLLTNYADRYVFLHRIAIDYKEKNHKIINLEIKDIMQGDIPCFTAHVNGKQIHNMHLKNIDAIFKKSTIEKIREKIESMSEVRMYRQIAAINTSFMTKGDAGHLKTAVKFKNDAKRKYDEDYLVKTAMKIADYMLQRSIIGEKLGIVSRMWLGAEDLGLGFNIFTHVGGDIYTGLSGIAMFYNYLWKESKNSKYKEVVKEIIESILETLPKDANFKYLDKIKNGAFNGLGGIAYVLFYIDESNDSNIYTNDILNILDILDYNIKNFGTEDIINGVGNLGIVISIYEKTKNKSIKSKAITICEKIYKKLNETKIKIKDKPGISWNEKGYVGYSHGNAGIIAQLYRWYSITNDDSVLKIIEEALLYERSMYSDKDKDWYRSVDEQYFTCGWCHGSSGILLSKVQLKKLGYENEKINNEIMRAIDRTIESGLNKDISLCHGDMGNMVILKEAAIVLNDNRLYSQAVSTIEEILDFIVELMNTESFKGNEYNGFMIGLSGIAYEILRIGKESKIPNVLGLE, encoded by the coding sequence ATGAGCGAATATGTAGAAAAAATATCTAATGAAGATTTAATAAAATATTGGAAAACTTTTTTTGACGGAGAAATAACAATAGAAGAAATCAATAAAATATTGGAAACAATATCAAATACAAATTTTGAAAGAATTATAGACGAAAATAGGACTATTGATACTAAGATAGTAGATTCATTTGAATGGAATGAAATAAAAAATGAAAAAGAGCTTAAAAAAATATTTAAAAACATAAAAGATAAAAACTTTTGGGTATATTTCTTTGAACCTATTTTAAAAAAATATGTAGATGAGTTTATAGATATAGTTAAGATAAGCAATATAGTTTATGATGTAGAATCATTTTTATCACAATCTATATCAGCCTTATTAGGTCAACTACATATAGTAGCATATCAAACTATAATAGCAGAAATTTATTATGCAAAAAAATCTAACTTATTAAAAGGAAATACAAAAGAAGAGAGAGGGAAATATTTTTCAGATGTATTATTAAAAGATAATAATTACAGGAAGGAAATATATTTAAATTATTCAGAACTTGCAAGAATATTGGATATAAAAGCAAAATATTGTATAGAATTTATTATCAAAATTTTGAATGATACAAATAAAGAAATTTCTAATATTGAAGCTTATTTAAATGATAATAAAAAATTAGGGAAAATCAAAGAAATGCACATGGGTGAAGGAGATACGCATAATAATGGAAAGACGGTAGTCAAACTTGTTTTTGATACTAATATAACTATTATGTATAAACCGCATAATTTGGACATAGATAAAAAATACAATGAGTTCATACAATGGATAAATGATTTAAAAATAGTAAATGATTCAAGAGAAAATCTTTTAGCTGCTAAAGTATATACTACTAAGGATTCAGGATGGACAGAGTTTATTGAATATATGGAATGTGAGAAGGAAGAAGAGTTACAATGTTTTTATTATAGAGTAGGTAAACTATTATGTTTATTACATACATTAAATGGAAATGATATGCATTATGAGAATCTTATAGCACATAAAGATATGCCAGTATTAATAGATTTAGAAACTCTTCTGCATCCAGATTTATATAGTAATTATTCTACACAGTCAGCTATGGAAGTAGCTATAAAGGAAGTCAGAGAGTCTGTTACTAGCACTCATTTGTTACCATCAAAAATCATAAACACAAAAAATGATAAAATTTTGGACATAGGTGGCTTAGGAGCTAGTGAAGAACAAGAGGCTCCGTTCATAGGTAAGTTCATTGAAAATTATGGAACTGATGAAGTAAAGATTGCTAAGGCGTATGGTAAAATACTACCCAAAAAGAATAATCCAACATATGAGGAAAAAAAAGTAGATGCTAAAAAATATAGAGAAGAAATTATATGTGGCTTTAAAAATATGTACACATGGATACTAGAAAATAAAGATATGTATGAAAATAAGGTGCAATCGCTTTTTGAAAATTGTGAAATTAGAGCACTATATAGAGCAACAAATGTGTATGCACAACTTTTAATGAGTAGTTTTCATCCAGACTTATTAACAAATTATGCCGATAGATATGTCTTTTTGCATAGGATTGCAATAGATTATAAAGAGAAAAATCATAAGATAATAAACTTAGAAATAAAGGATATCATGCAAGGGGACATTCCATGCTTTACAGCACATGTGAATGGAAAGCAAATACATAATATGCATTTAAAAAATATAGATGCAATATTTAAGAAAAGTACTATAGAGAAAATAAGAGAGAAAATAGAAAGTATGAGTGAAGTAAGGATGTATAGACAAATAGCAGCTATAAATACATCTTTCATGACAAAAGGTGATGCAGGGCATTTAAAAACAGCTGTAAAGTTTAAAAATGATGCTAAAAGAAAATATGACGAAGATTACCTAGTAAAAACAGCGATGAAAATAGCAGACTATATGTTACAACGCAGTATAATAGGTGAAAAATTAGGCATTGTAAGTAGAATGTGGTTAGGTGCAGAAGATTTAGGCTTGGGATTTAACATATTTACCCATGTGGGGGGAGATATATATACTGGCTTATCAGGAATAGCAATGTTCTACAATTACTTATGGAAAGAATCAAAAAATTCTAAATATAAAGAAGTGGTTAAAGAAATCATTGAATCTATACTAGAGACATTACCTAAAGATGCAAATTTTAAATATTTAGATAAAATAAAAAATGGTGCATTTAATGGATTAGGAGGAATAGCTTACGTATTATTTTATATAGATGAGTCTAATGATTCCAATATATATACAAATGATATTTTGAATATTTTAGATATTTTAGATTACAACATAAAAAATTTTGGAACTGAAGATATTATAAATGGAGTGGGAAATTTAGGAATAGTAATTTCTATATATGAAAAAACAAAGAATAAATCTATAAAAAGTAAAGCGATAACTATATGTGAGAAAATATATAAAAAATTAAATGAAACAAAAATTAAAATAAAAGATAAGCCAGGGATTTCATGGAATGAAAAAGGCTACGTAGGATATTCACACGGAAATGCAGGAATAATTGCTCAATTGTATAGATGGTACAGTATCACAAATGATGATAGTGTGCTAAAAATAATAGAAGAAGCTTTATTATATGAAAGATCAATGTATTCTGATAAAGATAAAGATTGGTATAGATCTGTAGATGAACAGTATTTTACATGTGGATGGTGCCATGGTAGTTCAGGTATTTTGTTAAGTAAGGTACAGCTGAAAAAATTAGGATATGAAAATGAAAAAATAAATAATGAAATAATGAGAGCTATAGATAGAACAATAGAATCGGGTCTAAATAAAGATATTTCTTTATGCCATGGAGATATGGGAAATATGGTCATATTAAAAGAGGCTGCTATTGTTTTAAATGATAATAGACTATATAGTCAAGCTGTTTCTACTATAGAAGAAATATTAGACTTTATTGTAGAATTAATGAATACAGAATCATTTAAAGGAAATGAATATAATGGGTTTATGATAGGATTATCTGGTATAGCTTATGAAATACTGAGGATAGGAAAAGAAAGCAAAATACCTAATGTATTAGGTTTAGAGTAG
- a CDS encoding ABC transporter ATP-binding protein, with protein sequence MGNEEFLKIDNVTKVYGKHNVLSNVTFSINEGEVIGLVGPNGAGKTTIMKIIVGLIRDYSGNVYLQGRNIRDKTKENRKNFGCVIEAPGFYPGLTGYENLKYFAKISGCEDEKEIDDIIKVLKIEDFMHKKVGKYSLGMKQRIGIAQAVLGKPDVLVLDEPTNGLDPNVVLEIRKFIKYVAQEKKIAVIISSHILSEIESMCEKVIFIKEGQIVDIVSLEQEKTVQNTIFVFKTKTPDRLIEFLKRNEITAQKDEACNVVANLEKYSIKGIFKMLEDSDISVEEVYKQKQSLEKRFMQTMEENEVE encoded by the coding sequence ATGGGGAACGAAGAATTTTTAAAAATAGATAATGTTACTAAGGTATATGGTAAACATAATGTGTTAAGTAATGTAACATTCTCAATAAATGAAGGCGAAGTAATAGGATTGGTAGGACCAAATGGCGCAGGTAAAACTACTATAATGAAAATAATTGTCGGCCTTATTAGAGATTATAGTGGAAATGTATATTTACAAGGAAGAAATATAAGAGATAAGACTAAAGAAAATAGAAAGAACTTTGGATGCGTAATAGAAGCACCAGGATTTTATCCTGGACTAACAGGTTATGAAAACTTAAAATACTTTGCTAAAATTTCAGGATGTGAAGATGAAAAGGAAATAGATGATATAATTAAAGTTTTAAAAATAGAAGACTTTATGCATAAGAAAGTGGGGAAGTATTCATTAGGGATGAAGCAAAGAATAGGAATAGCACAGGCTGTATTAGGAAAACCTGATGTACTTGTGCTAGATGAGCCAACAAATGGATTAGATCCAAATGTAGTATTAGAAATAAGAAAATTTATAAAATATGTGGCACAAGAAAAAAAGATAGCTGTAATAATATCCAGCCATATACTAAGCGAAATAGAATCTATGTGTGAAAAAGTGATTTTTATTAAAGAGGGTCAAATAGTAGATATAGTTTCTTTAGAACAAGAAAAAACTGTACAAAATACTATATTTGTTTTTAAAACAAAAACTCCAGATAGGTTAATAGAGTTTTTAAAACGAAACGAAATAACGGCCCAAAAGGATGAAGCGTGTAACGTGGTGGCTAATTTAGAGAAATACTCAATTAAAGGAATATTTAAAATGCTAGAAGATTCAGATATATCTGTAGAAGAAGTGTATAAACAAAAACAAAGCTTAGAAAAAAGATTTATGCAGACTATGGAGGAAAATGAAGTTGAGTAA